One window from the genome of Desulfallas thermosapovorans DSM 6562 encodes:
- a CDS encoding peptidoglycan D,D-transpeptidase FtsI family protein — translation MIRQRRMVASFWIMVLIFGLVLAHLYQIQIQGYKYARRAFDMSAQGVSLEQFNRGEITDRYGFSLTGAYYANRVVVIPVLMDNKEARLQQLAAILKLNPEQLKDRAKRGAFYIDRTLNGDSYTALQKAKLPGVYLLPVYQRYGSDPLAVHVTGHMGKISSREQFEQLQDAGNKGYLLGDWVGQCGLEYFYEQQLKGTIATRWAGVPVDALGRVIQGPGLLVESSGSDPGRLNVVTTIDGRIQRIVENVMDKHITTGAVVVMQAGTGDILAMASRPDYHPSFIQALAGIDEMPGNLFVNHCTALFQPGSVFKIVLAAAALEEGLVQPDTVFNCAGAAAKPVRCWDAKGHGTINFTQAFAESCNPAFVETGHRLGAGNVIRYARALGLDKQKITGYPVPEDTRQDLSLIGAPYNLANSSIGQGPVLVTPVQVAALVNTIASGGNYYTPRLVAGLSDDSGRLVRKFAADSPVQAVSPKTAAQLQGLLRQVTESGVGQKAAVPGVGSAGKTGSAQVSGEEEKVDAWFAGYVPAHSPRYVISVLVRGGQSGGDTAAPVFREIASLCMEMEAGSESILSQ, via the coding sequence ATGATACGCCAGCGCCGGATGGTGGCCTCCTTTTGGATCATGGTGCTTATTTTTGGATTGGTACTGGCCCATTTATACCAAATTCAAATACAGGGTTATAAATATGCCCGGCGGGCCTTTGATATGAGCGCGCAGGGCGTATCCCTGGAACAGTTTAACCGGGGCGAAATAACCGACCGGTATGGTTTTTCCCTTACCGGCGCTTACTATGCCAACCGGGTGGTGGTGATTCCCGTGCTCATGGATAATAAAGAGGCCAGGCTGCAACAATTGGCGGCCATTTTAAAGCTGAACCCGGAACAGTTAAAAGACCGGGCCAAGCGGGGCGCCTTTTATATAGACCGGACACTGAACGGTGATAGTTACACCGCACTGCAAAAGGCAAAGCTGCCCGGGGTTTATTTGTTGCCGGTGTACCAGCGTTATGGAAGCGATCCGCTGGCGGTACACGTAACCGGCCATATGGGTAAAATATCAAGCCGGGAACAGTTTGAACAACTGCAGGACGCAGGTAACAAAGGGTATCTGCTGGGGGATTGGGTGGGGCAATGCGGCCTGGAATATTTTTACGAGCAGCAACTTAAGGGAACAATAGCCACCCGCTGGGCCGGGGTTCCGGTTGATGCCCTGGGCAGAGTGATCCAGGGACCGGGATTGCTGGTGGAAAGCTCGGGCAGCGACCCGGGGCGCCTGAATGTGGTTACCACCATTGACGGGCGTATACAGCGCATTGTCGAAAATGTCATGGATAAACACATTACCACCGGGGCGGTGGTGGTAATGCAGGCGGGTACCGGCGATATACTGGCCATGGCCAGCCGCCCGGATTATCACCCCAGTTTTATTCAAGCGCTGGCCGGTATTGATGAAATGCCCGGTAACCTGTTTGTAAATCATTGCACGGCATTGTTCCAGCCCGGGTCGGTTTTTAAAATAGTGCTGGCGGCGGCCGCCCTGGAAGAGGGATTGGTACAGCCGGATACTGTTTTTAATTGTGCCGGTGCCGCTGCCAAGCCGGTACGCTGTTGGGATGCCAAAGGGCATGGGACTATAAATTTTACCCAGGCATTTGCCGAGTCCTGTAATCCCGCCTTTGTGGAAACCGGTCACCGGTTGGGTGCCGGCAACGTTATCAGGTATGCCCGGGCCTTGGGGTTGGACAAACAAAAAATCACCGGTTACCCGGTGCCGGAAGATACGCGGCAGGATTTATCCCTGATCGGTGCACCATATAACCTGGCCAACAGCAGTATCGGCCAGGGACCGGTGCTGGTTACGCCGGTGCAGGTAGCTGCGCTGGTTAATACCATAGCTAGCGGTGGCAATTATTATACTCCCCGCCTGGTAGCCGGTTTGAGCGATGACAGCGGCCGGCTGGTGCGGAAATTTGCCGCAGATTCCCCCGTACAGGCGGTTTCTCCAAAGACTGCCGCCCAATTGCAGGGATTATTGCGTCAGGTAACCGAATCGGGCGTGGGGCAAAAGGCTGCCGTTCCCGGTGTAGGCAGCGCGGGCAAGACTGGCTCGGCGCAAGTTTCCGGGGAAGAAGAAAAGGTGGATGCCTGGTTTGCCGGGTATGTTCCCGCCCACAGCCCCCGGTACGTGATCAGCGTGCTGGTGCGGGGTGGCCAAAGCGGGGGCGACACAGCGGCGCCGGTGTTTCGGGAAATAGCCTCCTTGTGTATGGAAATGGAGGCGGGTAGTGAATCCATACTATCACAATAA
- a CDS encoding peptidase U32 family protein → MVKPEILAPAGSPEKLKYAVAYGADAVYLGGENFGLRAAAATFDLPSMARAVDYAHSHGVRVYVTLNIFAHNRDIEALPRYIKELAGLGVDAVIVSDPGVLSLVRELAPELKIHISTQANTTNWRSARLWETLGARRIVLARELSLDEIKTIRNHTGVELEVFVHGAMCVSYSGRCLLSNYMTGRGANQGDCAQSCRWKYRLVEEKRPGEYFPITEDDRGTYILSSRDLCLLEYLPGLVDAGVTSFKIEGRVKSIHYVATITGVYRQALDAYLADPENYHVSPRWLEEISKVSNREYTTGFITGVRPGETPPVYSIYRRPYTFVGVVLGYDEQRRMLLVEQRNRFARGETLEMLTPGAQTFVLKVAEILDLEGNTLQAAPHPRQTVYLPWPHPVPRWSLLRRAEHV, encoded by the coding sequence TTGGTTAAGCCGGAAATACTGGCTCCAGCGGGTAGTCCCGAGAAATTGAAATATGCCGTAGCCTACGGAGCCGATGCAGTTTATCTGGGCGGTGAGAATTTCGGTTTACGGGCCGCCGCGGCCACCTTTGACTTGCCCTCCATGGCCCGGGCGGTGGATTATGCCCACAGTCACGGGGTCAGGGTCTACGTTACTTTGAATATATTTGCCCACAACCGGGATATAGAGGCCTTGCCCCGTTATATCAAGGAACTGGCCGGCCTGGGGGTGGATGCGGTTATTGTTTCCGACCCGGGTGTGCTTTCTCTGGTGCGGGAACTGGCCCCCGAGTTAAAAATACATATCAGCACCCAGGCCAACACCACCAACTGGCGCAGTGCCAGGCTTTGGGAAACGCTGGGGGCCCGGCGTATCGTGCTGGCCCGGGAACTCAGCCTGGATGAAATCAAAACCATCCGCAACCATACCGGTGTGGAATTGGAGGTCTTTGTCCACGGAGCCATGTGTGTCTCCTATTCGGGACGCTGCCTGCTCAGTAATTATATGACGGGCAGAGGGGCCAACCAGGGTGATTGCGCACAGTCTTGCCGCTGGAAGTACCGGTTGGTGGAAGAAAAGCGGCCCGGGGAATATTTCCCCATTACCGAAGACGACCGGGGTACCTATATACTCAGTTCCCGAGATCTGTGCCTGCTGGAATACCTGCCCGGGTTGGTTGATGCCGGGGTAACTTCCTTTAAAATTGAGGGCCGGGTGAAAAGTATCCACTATGTGGCCACCATCACCGGGGTTTACCGCCAGGCACTGGACGCTTACCTGGCGGATCCCGAAAACTACCATGTCAGCCCCCGTTGGCTGGAGGAAATCAGTAAAGTCAGCAACCGGGAGTATACCACCGGATTTATCACCGGTGTCCGGCCCGGTGAGACACCGCCGGTTTATTCCATCTACCGGCGCCCGTATACCTTTGTGGGTGTGGTGCTGGGCTATGATGAACAGCGCAGGATGTTGCTGGTTGAACAGCGCAATCGTTTTGCCCGGGGGGAAACCCTGGAGATGCTGACCCCGGGGGCACAAACATTTGTCCTGAAGGTCGCCGAAATACTGGATTTGGAAGGTAATACTCTACAGGCGGCACCACACCCGCGCCAAACGGTTTACCTGCCCTGGCCGCACCCCGTACCCCGGTGGTCGCTGCTGCGCCGGGCTGAGCATGTATAA
- the mltG gene encoding endolytic transglycosylase MltG has product MGYKYLTGKRSDSKRYVFVPRPGTMLVAVVLLLLVVGLAMRAALMPVDEKNAAQIQVVVPQNASTARIAAILEEQGLIRNARAFCLYARVQGSDGAMKPGAYNLSTAMPVAGIIEVLVKGPPDRIKVTVPEGYTVAQIADLLEEQGIAREEDFLQALAGQWNLDFLSEVPVSQWGLNGYLYPDTYYLGSQTSVDEIVELMLKRFGQVIAEHDYVRQAQARGLTLHEAVTIASMVEREARVASERPRIAGVIYNRMNLGMPLQIDATVQYALGETKEKLLYKDLQVDSPYNTYKINGLPPGPIANPGWPSLLAAVQPEEHNYLYYVARPDGSHAFASTLAAHNDNIRKYQ; this is encoded by the coding sequence ATGGGTTATAAATATTTAACAGGTAAACGTAGTGATTCAAAGCGTTATGTTTTTGTTCCGCGCCCCGGTACCATGCTGGTGGCTGTGGTATTGCTGTTGCTGGTGGTGGGGCTGGCAATGCGAGCGGCGCTGATGCCCGTCGATGAAAAAAATGCGGCCCAAATTCAGGTGGTGGTACCCCAAAACGCCTCCACCGCCCGTATTGCCGCCATCCTTGAGGAACAGGGGTTAATTCGTAATGCCCGGGCCTTTTGTTTGTATGCCAGGGTGCAGGGCTCGGATGGAGCTATGAAGCCCGGTGCATATAATTTAAGCACTGCCATGCCGGTGGCCGGCATTATTGAGGTGCTGGTCAAAGGTCCCCCGGATAGAATTAAAGTTACCGTACCGGAAGGTTATACCGTAGCACAGATAGCCGATTTGTTGGAGGAGCAGGGAATTGCCAGGGAGGAGGATTTTTTGCAAGCTCTGGCCGGTCAGTGGAACCTGGACTTTTTGAGCGAAGTCCCTGTAAGCCAGTGGGGATTGAACGGTTACCTCTACCCCGATACCTACTACCTGGGCTCGCAGACCAGTGTTGATGAAATTGTGGAGCTGATGCTGAAAAGGTTCGGACAGGTTATCGCGGAACATGATTATGTCCGCCAGGCCCAGGCCAGGGGGTTGACATTGCATGAGGCTGTTACCATTGCTTCCATGGTGGAGCGGGAAGCCCGGGTAGCCTCGGAACGACCCCGCATTGCCGGGGTTATTTATAACCGTATGAACCTGGGCATGCCGCTGCAGATTGACGCCACTGTACAATACGCCCTGGGCGAGACCAAGGAGAAGCTGCTGTATAAGGACTTGCAAGTGGATTCACCGTATAATACATATAAAATAAACGGGCTTCCTCCCGGCCCAATCGCCAACCCTGGATGGCCTTCCCTGTTGGCGGCTGTTCAGCCCGAAGAACACAATTATTTGTATTATGTGGCCAGGCCCGATGGGTCCCATGCCTTTGCCAGCACGCTGGCTGCCCACAATGACAATATACGTAAATATCAATAA
- a CDS encoding VanW family protein, with amino-acid sequence MRRISLIGVIIALIVTGVIFSFSGASFALNDKIASGVYVGNISLGGLTREQAREQLAPLAEKLADTMVTIRHGDKNWTFKAGSLGVTLDFEKTLQEAAAIGHTGSLLNQWREQHRVKRDGAYIAPQVSTDRAVLEKNILAEAGEIITEPVNAGFRITPDDRVEIAPAQTGTSIDFDLLEREISSWVIAAVQKEGKIAGAEPGALQLPLLSIKPQRTTEDIEAMGINGRVAKYTTSFDAGQAGRTYNIKVAAAALDGLLMAPGDTFSFNQVVGPRSSEAGYKNANVIINNEFVQGLGGGVCQVSSTLYNAVLLADLKITDRSNHTLPVGYVPIGRDATVVYGAIDFKFTNNKENYIYISSLVEGNTLTIKIYGNKETSPRVEVASWITETIEQKVVYEEDPNLAAGEQVVKQKGNNGYKVTTVRYRWENGERKTEYMPESYYHPVNRVVAVGTGQVKPSVVIPPDNIVEPVSAGENPDPEPGESGETGPADPGTTDPEVPPGDGDNQDDNQDAAEGTVTGCEVPSDPALCETPDQTTGPVPGPVVTIEIVEDIEERL; translated from the coding sequence GTGCGTCGAATAAGCTTGATTGGGGTTATAATTGCTTTAATCGTGACCGGCGTTATTTTTAGTTTTTCGGGCGCTTCCTTTGCTTTAAATGATAAAATCGCCTCGGGTGTATATGTAGGTAACATAAGCCTGGGCGGGCTGACCCGGGAACAGGCCCGGGAGCAATTGGCGCCTTTGGCGGAAAAACTAGCCGACACCATGGTGACCATCCGGCACGGGGATAAAAATTGGACTTTCAAAGCCGGGTCGCTGGGGGTAACGCTGGATTTTGAAAAAACGCTGCAGGAAGCGGCGGCCATCGGACATACCGGTTCACTCCTTAACCAGTGGCGGGAACAGCACCGGGTGAAACGCGACGGAGCATATATTGCGCCCCAGGTGTCCACGGACAGGGCCGTGCTGGAAAAAAATATACTGGCTGAGGCGGGGGAAATAATCACAGAGCCCGTCAACGCGGGTTTCCGCATTACACCCGATGACCGGGTTGAAATTGCCCCGGCCCAAACCGGCACCAGCATAGACTTTGATTTGCTGGAAAGGGAAATATCCAGCTGGGTGATAGCTGCGGTGCAAAAGGAAGGTAAAATTGCCGGTGCAGAACCTGGTGCTCTGCAATTGCCGCTTTTATCTATAAAGCCGCAGCGTACCACCGAAGATATAGAGGCCATGGGGATCAACGGTCGTGTGGCCAAGTATACAACCAGTTTTGATGCCGGCCAGGCGGGGCGCACATATAACATTAAAGTGGCCGCCGCCGCTCTGGACGGGTTATTGATGGCCCCCGGGGATACTTTTTCCTTTAACCAGGTGGTGGGTCCGCGCAGTTCTGAAGCCGGGTATAAAAATGCCAACGTTATAATCAACAACGAATTCGTACAGGGTCTGGGAGGCGGTGTTTGCCAGGTATCCTCAACACTATACAACGCCGTGCTTCTGGCTGATTTAAAGATAACCGATCGCAGTAATCACACCTTGCCGGTGGGCTATGTACCAATTGGCCGGGATGCCACAGTGGTATACGGGGCCATTGATTTTAAATTCACCAATAACAAGGAAAACTATATTTATATCAGTTCGCTGGTTGAAGGAAACACCTTGACCATAAAAATATACGGCAACAAGGAGACCAGTCCCCGGGTGGAGGTGGCCAGCTGGATTACTGAAACTATTGAACAAAAGGTAGTATATGAAGAAGATCCCAATTTGGCTGCCGGGGAACAGGTGGTCAAGCAAAAGGGAAATAATGGTTATAAAGTAACCACGGTCAGGTATAGATGGGAAAATGGTGAAAGGAAAACCGAATATATGCCGGAAAGTTATTACCACCCTGTTAACCGGGTGGTGGCGGTGGGTACCGGCCAGGTTAAGCCATCGGTGGTAATCCCCCCGGACAACATAGTTGAGCCGGTCAGCGCTGGTGAAAACCCGGACCCGGAACCGGGGGAGTCCGGTGAAACAGGGCCGGCGGATCCCGGTACAACCGATCCCGAAGTGCCGCCTGGGGATGGTGATAACCAGGATGACAACCAGGATGCAGCAGAGGGTACGGTCACCGGATGTGAAGTGCCTTCGGATCCGGCATTATGCGAAACGCCGGATCAAACAACCGGTCCGGTGCCTGGCCCGGTTGTAACAATTGAAATAGTTGAAGACATTGAGGAAAGGCTGTAA
- a CDS encoding DUF1292 domain-containing protein: protein MPEQDEIITIIDEDNNEHDVIIYDIVELDGQRYAIVVPVLDEEEDMDFQEPEDEEAGDAFVLKIEQDEDGEDILVEIDDDEWEKVRDACMEVLDSDGDNH from the coding sequence TTGCCTGAGCAGGATGAAATTATAACCATTATTGATGAGGATAACAACGAACATGACGTAATCATTTATGATATTGTAGAACTGGACGGACAGCGGTATGCCATTGTGGTACCGGTGCTGGATGAAGAAGAAGATATGGATTTCCAGGAGCCTGAAGACGAAGAAGCCGGAGATGCTTTTGTATTGAAAATTGAACAGGATGAAGACGGCGAAGATATACTGGTGGAAATTGATGACGATGAGTGGGAAAAGGTAAGAGATGCCTGTATGGAGGTACTGGATTCCGATGGGGATAATCATTAA
- the ruvX gene encoding Holliday junction resolvase RuvX — protein sequence MRIMGIDFGDKKIGIAVSDQLGWTAQGVETIVRQPGMKKDLDKIKALALKYEVEKVVVGLPRNMDGTTGPQGEKVLHFADKVRRHLGLPVETWDERLSTVAAERLLIHADISRAKRRKVIDKMAASIILQGYLDAHNSGN from the coding sequence TTGCGCATTATGGGTATTGATTTTGGCGATAAAAAAATAGGTATCGCGGTGAGCGACCAACTGGGGTGGACAGCCCAGGGGGTTGAAACAATAGTTCGCCAGCCCGGTATGAAAAAAGATTTGGATAAAATAAAGGCTTTGGCGTTAAAATATGAAGTAGAAAAAGTTGTGGTGGGCTTGCCCCGTAACATGGACGGCACCACCGGGCCCCAGGGAGAAAAGGTACTGCATTTTGCGGATAAAGTCCGGCGTCACCTGGGGCTGCCGGTGGAAACATGGGATGAACGGCTCAGCACGGTGGCAGCCGAGCGCCTTTTGATCCATGCAGATATAAGCAGGGCCAAACGACGCAAAGTAATCGACAAAATGGCCGCATCCATAATACTACAGGGTTATTTGGATGCTCACAATAGCGGCAATTAA
- a CDS encoding aldo/keto reductase — MQYNKLGNTEITVSRLCFGTLTMGPLQKGLGIQAGAKLICLALEKGVNFMDTAEIYGCYPYIKEALRSFPEAVVASKSYAPTGQEMEKSLHHCLKALDRDYVDIFLLHEQESVFTIRGHWEAVEYLLKAREKGLVRAIGISTHYVAGVRAAASIPEFDVIHPIINRAGIGIADGGVDEMLDAISFAAMMGKGIYGMKCLGGGHLIPETDRAMDFILAVPQLAAVAVGMQSPEEIEYNVSKFSGACPDRELAEQLRRKPRYLHVEDYCQGCGRCVERCSAGALAVVDGRVQVNRELCRLCSYCASVCPEFCIKVI; from the coding sequence TTGCAGTATAATAAACTGGGTAATACGGAAATAACAGTATCCCGGCTTTGCTTTGGCACCCTGACCATGGGTCCACTGCAAAAGGGGCTCGGTATTCAAGCCGGTGCCAAATTAATCTGCCTGGCTTTGGAAAAAGGGGTCAATTTTATGGATACCGCCGAAATATACGGCTGTTATCCCTATATCAAAGAGGCCTTGCGCTCTTTCCCGGAGGCGGTGGTGGCCTCCAAATCATACGCACCTACAGGGCAGGAGATGGAAAAAAGCCTGCATCACTGTTTAAAGGCGCTGGACCGGGATTACGTGGATATTTTCCTATTGCACGAGCAGGAATCGGTTTTTACCATTAGGGGACACTGGGAAGCGGTGGAATATCTGCTGAAAGCCCGGGAAAAGGGGTTGGTCAGGGCTATCGGGATTTCCACCCATTATGTGGCGGGGGTGCGGGCCGCTGCGTCTATTCCCGAGTTCGATGTTATCCACCCCATCATAAACCGGGCCGGTATTGGTATTGCCGATGGCGGCGTGGATGAAATGCTGGATGCCATATCCTTTGCGGCTATGATGGGCAAAGGGATTTATGGTATGAAATGTTTGGGCGGCGGCCATTTAATACCCGAAACCGACCGGGCAATGGATTTTATACTGGCTGTACCCCAACTGGCTGCGGTGGCCGTTGGCATGCAGTCCCCGGAGGAAATTGAATATAACGTCAGCAAGTTCTCCGGTGCTTGTCCGGACCGGGAGCTGGCGGAGCAGTTAAGAAGAAAGCCACGATATCTCCATGTGGAAGATTATTGCCAGGGGTGTGGCCGGTGTGTGGAGAGGTGTAGCGCCGGAGCACTGGCCGTTGTGGACGGGCGGGTGCAGGTAAACAGGGAATTATGCCGGTTATGCAGTTACTGTGCCTCGGTTTGTCCCGAGTTTTGCATCAAGGTGATATGA
- a CDS encoding IreB family regulatory phosphoprotein, with amino-acid sequence MSRETTEHTVMFKVQAEENKAREILLQVYAALKEKGYNPINQLVGYLLSGDPAYITSYNNARSLIRQLERDELLEELVKKYLAS; translated from the coding sequence ATGTCCAGGGAAACAACTGAGCATACCGTCATGTTCAAGGTGCAGGCCGAAGAAAACAAGGCCCGGGAAATCCTGCTCCAGGTGTACGCAGCGCTCAAGGAAAAGGGGTATAATCCCATCAACCAGCTTGTAGGCTATTTATTATCAGGTGACCCTGCGTATATAACCAGTTACAACAATGCCAGAAGCTTGATTCGGCAATTGGAGCGAGATGAATTGCTCGAGGAACTGGTTAAAAAGTACCTGGCTTCTTAG
- the alaS gene encoding alanine--tRNA ligase → MTGKEIREKYLKFFASKGHKILPSASLIPHNDPSILWTAAGMVPFKPYFTGAAKPEVTRVTTCQKCLRTPDIDQVGRTARHHTFFEMLGNFSFGDYFKKDAINWAWEFVTEHLELEADKLWISIYEDDDEAFEIWHKDVGLAESRIVRMGKDTNFWEIGVGPCGPCSEIYYDLGPERGCTDPDCAVGCNCDRYLEIWNLVFIQFFRDEEGNYTPLQNKGIDTGMGLERVASVLQNVKTNFDTDLLRDIMDFTGELTGTRYGTGDEIDLALKVIADHARAVTFAISDGALPSNEGRGYVLRRLLRRAVRFGRVLGVAEPFLYRVAGAVIDKMGDTYQELVKNRQLVTRVVKTEEERFGETLAQGTDMLSGLISEAKQAGRNYIDGEQAFRLYDTYGFPLELTEEIAGENGLVVEQEGFARAMEQQRSRARSARQETEYLSEKSARMKNVLEQTGETVFVGYDTLCSKSMVKALFVEDRQVEQAEAGQEVELVLDITPCYAESGGQVSDQARITAENTEVTIDAVTRPLEGLHLHRGRVLSGIIRVNDEVDVQVDARRRMNIARNHSATHLLHKSLKEVLGEHVNQAGSLVAPDRLRFDFTHFAAIAPDELERVEQMVNEAILNNLKVETIESTLDEARGMGAMALFDEKYGDTVRVVKMGDFSLELCGGTHVSSTAEVGMFKLLGESSVGSGLRRVEAVTGQGAMDYLRAKEDQLKLIARAVKAPAHELVHRVETLVQDLRGMEKEAEALRARLARFEVQSILDAAREMDGIKVLAARSNASDMDSLRAMLDLLRDKMASGVIVLGAATGDKVNLVAGVSKDLVGRGLHAGKILKEIAPLVGGGGGGRPDMAQAGGKNPAGLDSALEKVYALVTKQAAN, encoded by the coding sequence TTGACGGGCAAAGAAATAAGAGAAAAGTACCTGAAATTTTTTGCAAGCAAAGGCCACAAAATATTACCCAGTGCATCTTTAATTCCCCATAATGACCCCAGTATTTTGTGGACGGCGGCGGGTATGGTGCCCTTTAAACCCTATTTCACCGGTGCCGCCAAACCGGAAGTGACCCGGGTCACCACCTGCCAGAAATGCCTGCGTACACCTGATATAGACCAGGTGGGGCGTACTGCGCGGCATCATACTTTTTTTGAAATGCTGGGTAACTTTTCTTTCGGTGATTATTTTAAAAAGGATGCCATTAACTGGGCCTGGGAATTTGTTACCGAGCATCTGGAGCTGGAAGCTGATAAGTTGTGGATATCCATATATGAAGATGACGATGAAGCCTTTGAAATATGGCATAAGGATGTGGGTCTGGCGGAAAGCCGGATCGTACGCATGGGTAAAGACACTAACTTTTGGGAAATAGGAGTTGGCCCGTGCGGACCCTGCTCCGAGATTTACTATGATTTGGGCCCCGAGCGGGGCTGCACCGACCCCGATTGTGCCGTGGGCTGCAATTGCGACCGGTACCTGGAAATATGGAACCTGGTCTTCATCCAGTTTTTCCGGGATGAGGAAGGTAACTACACACCATTGCAAAATAAAGGTATTGATACCGGCATGGGTTTGGAACGGGTGGCTTCGGTATTGCAAAATGTCAAGACCAACTTTGATACCGACCTGTTGCGGGATATCATGGATTTTACCGGGGAGTTGACGGGTACCCGTTACGGCACAGGTGACGAAATTGACCTGGCGCTAAAGGTGATAGCCGACCACGCTCGGGCAGTGACCTTTGCCATTTCCGACGGCGCCCTGCCCTCCAACGAAGGCCGGGGTTATGTACTGCGCCGCCTGCTGCGCCGGGCTGTGCGCTTCGGGCGTGTGCTGGGTGTGGCTGAACCGTTCCTGTACCGGGTGGCCGGTGCCGTTATTGATAAAATGGGTGATACCTATCAGGAACTGGTGAAAAACCGCCAGCTGGTCACCAGGGTGGTGAAAACCGAGGAAGAACGGTTCGGGGAGACCCTGGCCCAGGGCACTGATATGCTAAGCGGGCTCATTTCTGAGGCCAAACAGGCCGGTCGCAATTATATCGACGGGGAGCAGGCTTTCCGCTTGTATGACACCTACGGCTTCCCCCTGGAGCTGACCGAGGAGATTGCCGGGGAAAACGGTTTGGTGGTGGAACAGGAGGGCTTTGCCCGGGCGATGGAACAGCAGCGTAGCAGAGCCCGCAGTGCCCGGCAGGAAACCGAATATTTGTCCGAAAAATCCGCCCGCATGAAAAACGTGCTGGAGCAAACCGGTGAAACGGTATTCGTCGGTTACGATACCCTGTGCAGTAAATCTATGGTTAAGGCATTGTTTGTCGAGGACCGGCAGGTGGAGCAGGCTGAAGCCGGCCAAGAGGTGGAACTGGTGCTGGACATTACTCCCTGTTACGCCGAGTCCGGTGGTCAGGTGAGCGACCAGGCCAGGATAACCGCCGAAAACACAGAGGTGACCATAGACGCCGTGACCAGACCCCTGGAAGGGCTACACCTGCACCGGGGCCGGGTACTGAGCGGTATAATACGGGTTAACGATGAAGTTGATGTGCAGGTTGACGCCAGGCGGCGCATGAATATCGCCCGCAATCACTCGGCCACCCACCTGCTGCATAAATCCCTTAAAGAGGTACTGGGCGAGCATGTTAACCAGGCCGGATCGCTGGTGGCCCCGGACCGCCTGCGCTTTGATTTTACTCATTTTGCCGCCATAGCCCCGGACGAGCTGGAGCGGGTGGAGCAAATGGTTAATGAAGCTATTTTGAATAATTTAAAGGTGGAAACTATAGAATCCACATTGGATGAGGCCAGAGGCATGGGGGCCATGGCACTGTTCGATGAAAAATATGGCGATACGGTCAGGGTGGTTAAAATGGGGGATTTCAGCCTGGAACTTTGTGGGGGTACCCATGTTTCATCCACCGCCGAGGTGGGTATGTTCAAATTGCTGGGCGAAAGTAGTGTGGGTTCCGGTTTGCGCCGGGTGGAAGCGGTTACCGGCCAGGGGGCCATGGACTACCTGCGGGCCAAGGAGGACCAGCTTAAACTCATTGCCCGGGCGGTGAAGGCGCCTGCCCATGAACTGGTGCACCGGGTGGAAACGCTGGTACAGGATTTGCGTGGCATGGAAAAGGAAGCCGAAGCGCTGCGGGCGCGCCTGGCCCGTTTTGAGGTACAAAGTATACTGGATGCCGCCAGAGAAATGGATGGCATCAAGGTGTTGGCCGCCCGTTCCAATGCTTCAGATATGGATAGCCTGCGGGCTATGCTTGATTTGCTGCGGGATAAAATGGCTTCCGGGGTTATTGTGCTGGGTGCGGCTACCGGTGACAAGGTCAACCTGGTGGCCGGAGTGAGCAAGGACCTGGTGGGGCGGGGACTGCACGCCGGGAAAATACTCAAGGAGATTGCTCCCCTGGTAGGCGGTGGCGGTGGCGGCCGGCCCGATATGGCCCAGGCCGGTGGGAAGAACCCGGCCGGCCTGGATAGCGCACTGGAGAAAGTATATGCACTGGTAACCAAGCAAGCTGCCAATTAA